A DNA window from Vigna angularis cultivar LongXiaoDou No.4 chromosome 1, ASM1680809v1, whole genome shotgun sequence contains the following coding sequences:
- the LOC108321299 gene encoding U-box domain-containing protein 30, which translates to MAMFQPTCKRDGIEGQILDLDTAVKDGVLGGVDSGVVGTGVGEKLDLGRMIEELDLSEVPSVFICPISLEPMQDPVTLCTGQTYERSNILKWFSLGHFTCPTTMQELWDDSITPNTTLYRLISTWFSQKYLVMKKRSEDVHGRVSELVETLKKVKGQARVLALKELHQVVAAHATARKALVDGDGVSVVSALLGPFTSHAVGSEVIGVLVSLNLDCESKRNLLQPARVSLMVDILNEGSIETKINCTRLIEILIEGKDFKLEIFRSHSLLVGLMRLVKDKRHSNGICPGLRLLRTVCLHSEVKSLLVSIGAVSQLVELLSGLEPECLELALSVLDALASVPEGRLALKNCSNTIHVMVKLLMRVSENCTQYALSILWSVCKLAPEECSLIAVEAGLAAKLLLVIQSGCNPILKQQSAELLKLCSLNYSDTIFISKCKLTRTIQ; encoded by the coding sequence ATGGCAATGTTTCAGCCTACTTGTAAGAGGGATGGGATCGAGGGTCAGATTCTAGATCTGGACACGGCGGTGAAAGATGGGGTTTTGGGCGGCGTGGATTCTGGGGTTGTGGGGACTGGGGTTGGTGAAAAACTGGATCTTGGGAGAATGATTGAAGAGTTAGACTTGTCTGAAGTTCCCTCTGTGTTCATTTGCCCAATTTCCCTTGAGCCAATGCAGGACCCTGTGACTCTTTGCACGGGTCAGACCTACGAGAGGTCCAACATTCTCAAATGGTTCAGTCTGGGACACTTCACTTGCCCCACCACAATGCAAGAGCTCTGGGACGATTCCATCACACCAAACACCACTCTCTACCGTTTGATATCCACCTGGTTTTCTCAGAAGTACCTTGTGATGAAGAAGAGATCAGAAGACGTCCATGGGAGGGTGTCGGAGCTTGTTGAGACTCTCAAGAAGGTGAAGGGGCAAGCTCGTGTTCTTGCCCTCAAGGAGCTCCATCAAGTGGTGGCTGCTCATGCCACTGCCCGCAAGGCATTGGTCGATGGCGATGGAGTGTCCGTGGTGTCGGCGTTGCTTGGTCCTTTTACATCCCATGCGGTTGGCTCCGAGGTCATTGGTGTGCTCGTGAGTTTGAACCTTGATTGTGAGTCCAAGAGGAATCTACTGCAGCCTGCAAGGGTTTCCCTGATGGTGGACATTTTAAATGAGGGTTCAATTGAGACGAAAATCAATTGCACGCGGCTGATTGAGATATTGATTGAAGGGAAGGATTTCAAGTTGGAGATTTTCAGGAGCCATAGTCTTTTGGTTGGATTGATGAGGCTCGTTAAAGACAAGAGGCATTCAAATGGAATCTGCCCTGGATTGAGACTCCTCAGAACAGTGTGTTTGCATTCAGAAGTTAAGAGTTTACTGGTAAGCATTGGGGCTGTTTCTCAATTGGTTGAGTTGTTGTCTGGTTTGGAGCCCGAATGTTTGGAATTGGCTCTTTCTGTCTTGGATGCACTGGCTTCTGTTCCCGAAGGAAGATTAGCTTTGAAGAACTGTTCTAATACGATACACGTTATGGTGAAACTGTTGATGCGGGTCTCAGAAAACTGTACTCAATATGCATTATCAATACTGTGGTCTGTGTGCAAGCTGGCACCTGAGGAGTGCTCTTTGATCGCTGTGGAAGCAGGACTTGCTGCAAAGCTTCTCCTTGTGATCCAAAGCGGTTGCAATCCTATATTGAAACAACAGTCGGCTGAGCTTTTGAAGTTGTGTAGTTTGAATTATTCAGATACAATCTTCATTTCCAAGTGCAAACTTACTAGAACCATTCAATGA